A window of Pseudomonas mucidolens contains these coding sequences:
- a CDS encoding EAL domain-containing protein → MQDLTVLVLEDEPFQRLVTVTALEKVLPGPILQAADGHEAVAVLSDCDAVDIVLCDLKMAGMDGLAFLRHASSSGKIGAVVLCSELDPVLRQATVAMIHCLGLTFLGDLGKPFKLEGFSQMVKLYREHCSAAPRQLSSAELPTLSDVQEGLDKGEFEAYYQPKVTMKGQLLVGAEVLARWTHPQWGVLAPMHFLPVMEKHNLINRLFWQMFEQGLALQQRLAAQGRIINLAFNLHPAQLACSALPERISMLIKRSQVPAASVMFEITESGLISAPARSLENLVRLRMLGCGLAMDDFGAGYSSLDRLSELPFSQIKLDRAFVRKMQNQPKSAAIISCSVALAQALGISLVIEGVETVEQQARLIELGGTLAQGFLFARPMPESHFINFCTHRTSPGKS, encoded by the coding sequence ATGCAAGACTTGACTGTTCTGGTGCTGGAGGATGAACCTTTCCAGCGCCTTGTCACCGTGACCGCGCTCGAAAAAGTATTGCCGGGACCCATCCTGCAAGCGGCGGATGGCCATGAGGCGGTAGCTGTGCTGTCTGACTGCGACGCTGTGGACATTGTCCTCTGTGATCTGAAAATGGCCGGTATGGATGGCCTGGCGTTTCTTCGTCATGCCAGTAGCAGCGGTAAAATCGGGGCGGTGGTGTTATGCAGCGAACTGGACCCGGTTCTGCGTCAGGCCACGGTCGCAATGATTCACTGCCTGGGTCTGACCTTTTTGGGCGACCTAGGCAAGCCGTTTAAACTGGAGGGGTTCAGCCAGATGGTCAAACTGTACCGGGAACACTGCAGCGCAGCTCCTAGGCAGTTGTCGTCCGCAGAGCTACCCACCTTGAGCGACGTGCAGGAGGGCCTCGATAAGGGTGAGTTCGAGGCCTATTACCAACCCAAGGTTACCATGAAGGGGCAGTTGCTGGTCGGCGCAGAAGTGCTGGCGCGCTGGACCCATCCCCAATGGGGGGTGCTGGCGCCTATGCATTTTTTACCCGTGATGGAAAAGCACAACCTGATTAATCGATTGTTCTGGCAGATGTTCGAGCAGGGCCTGGCACTGCAGCAAAGGCTGGCGGCACAGGGGCGTATAATCAACCTGGCGTTCAACCTGCATCCTGCACAGTTGGCCTGCTCGGCGCTGCCCGAGCGCATCAGTATGCTGATCAAACGCTCGCAGGTGCCCGCGGCCAGCGTGATGTTCGAAATCACCGAGTCTGGCCTTATCAGTGCACCGGCCAGAAGCCTGGAGAACTTGGTGCGCCTGCGTATGCTCGGCTGTGGCTTGGCGATGGATGATTTTGGCGCCGGCTATTCTTCGCTGGATCGACTAAGCGAGCTGCCATTCAGCCAGATCAAGCTTGATCGCGCGTTCGTTCGCAAGATGCAAAACCAGCCCAAAAGCGCCGCGATCATCAGCTGTTCGGTGGCTCTGGCCCAAGCATTGGGCATCTCGCTGGTTATCGAAGGTGTAGAAACGGTCGAGCAGCAGGCTCGCCTGATTGAGTTGGGCGGTACGCTTGCCCAGGGTTTTCTGTTTGCTCGGCCCATGCCGGAAAGCCACTTCATCAACTTCTGCACGCACCGGACATCACCAGGCAAGTCCTGA
- a CDS encoding response regulator transcription factor produces the protein MHSVLIVDDHPVIRLAVRVLLEKHGMRVVGEADNGIDAVQLVRELTPQVVILDIGIPKLDGYTVISRIKALNVRSEILILTSQPADSVCRRCIQLGARGFVNKEEDLGSLITAIKAVDTGYTFFPSLTFDSVNPSETISELEQIRSLTDREVTVLQYLAQGYSNKQIGDMLFLSNKTVSTYKTRLLQKLGATSLVDLAEFAKRNALTGN, from the coding sequence ATGCATAGCGTTCTGATAGTTGACGATCATCCGGTCATTCGACTTGCCGTCCGAGTCCTGCTGGAAAAGCACGGCATGCGCGTGGTAGGTGAGGCGGACAATGGAATCGATGCGGTTCAGCTAGTGCGCGAACTTACCCCGCAAGTGGTCATCCTCGATATTGGTATCCCCAAGCTGGATGGGTATACCGTTATTTCCCGAATCAAAGCACTGAATGTGCGTAGTGAAATACTCATTCTGACTTCGCAACCTGCTGACTCGGTGTGCCGACGCTGTATCCAGTTAGGTGCTCGTGGTTTCGTTAATAAAGAAGAAGACTTAGGCAGCCTGATTACCGCGATTAAAGCGGTGGATACCGGCTATACATTCTTTCCCTCGCTGACGTTTGACAGTGTCAACCCTTCGGAAACAATATCAGAGCTGGAGCAAATTCGATCACTAACTGACCGCGAAGTAACAGTGCTGCAATATCTGGCCCAAGGTTACTCCAACAAACAGATTGGTGACATGCTCTTTCTCAGTAATAAAACCGTGAGCACCTACAAAACTCGCCTACTACAAAAGCTGGGGGCCACGTCGTTGGTTGATTTAGCCGAGTTCGCCAAACGCAATGCGCTGACTGGCAATTAA
- a CDS encoding fimbrial protein codes for MKVSSLAGAVMAITLAATSAVSFAEDQGHGVITFKGAIIDAPCSIAQESQYQTVDMDQIANVALKNGGKSNPTTFKIELRGCELGALKAATATFTGSPASNPDLLALKGTAQGASLAIADHTGALIKLGSASPAQTLSDGNTYLQFNAYLQGDKAGAEGAAAEIVPGDFETFANFTLAYQ; via the coding sequence ATGAAAGTTAGTTCGTTGGCTGGTGCAGTCATGGCAATTACTCTGGCAGCGACTTCTGCTGTCAGTTTTGCTGAAGACCAGGGTCACGGTGTTATTACCTTTAAAGGCGCGATTATTGACGCGCCTTGCTCCATTGCTCAAGAGTCTCAGTACCAAACAGTCGACATGGACCAAATCGCCAACGTCGCCCTGAAAAACGGCGGCAAATCCAACCCGACCACCTTCAAGATCGAGTTGCGCGGCTGTGAGCTGGGCGCTCTGAAAGCTGCAACTGCAACCTTCACTGGCTCGCCTGCGTCCAACCCTGACCTACTGGCGCTTAAAGGTACTGCCCAAGGTGCCAGCCTAGCCATTGCCGACCACACCGGCGCCCTGATCAAGCTCGGCAGTGCTTCGCCTGCGCAGACGTTATCCGATGGAAACACCTACCTGCAGTTCAATGCTTACCTGCAGGGCGACAAAGCCGGAGCCGAAGGGGCAGCGGCCGAGATCGTACCGGGTGACTTTGAGACCTTCGCTAACTTCACCCTCGCTTATCAGTAA
- a CDS encoding fimbrial protein — translation MIRSIALSLIPLTLFMVGEPARATEAVSGGALKGRVQLAGSIVDSACTIRVGNESQTISFKPTVLSGLVSGDSTSQQPINIYVSDCTTYHALRSPLPPQLFKLSFEGETDGKHFGTQGTAQGIALQIKDEHGKLISPGMLLDHSMQSADILILNYYLTLVGSGHVLKAGDYHATIKLNIQHF, via the coding sequence ATGATTCGCTCAATCGCACTTTCGCTGATACCGCTGACGCTGTTCATGGTTGGCGAGCCCGCTCGTGCCACTGAGGCAGTGTCTGGCGGTGCACTCAAGGGGCGCGTTCAACTAGCCGGAAGCATTGTCGATAGCGCCTGCACCATTCGCGTGGGCAATGAAAGTCAAACAATTTCCTTTAAACCCACAGTATTAAGCGGGTTAGTCAGCGGCGATAGTACCTCGCAACAACCCATCAACATTTATGTCAGTGATTGTACAACTTATCATGCACTTAGAAGTCCACTGCCGCCACAACTTTTCAAGCTATCATTTGAAGGTGAAACTGACGGCAAACACTTTGGTACTCAGGGGACTGCTCAAGGCATTGCCTTACAGATAAAAGACGAACACGGGAAGTTAATCTCCCCAGGCATGTTACTTGACCACAGCATGCAATCTGCCGACATATTAATTCTTAATTACTACCTGACCCTCGTCGGTAGCGGTCATGTGCTTAAAGCGGGCGATTATCACGCCACAATCAAGCTGAATATTCAACACTTCTGA
- a CDS encoding outer membrane usher protein, with translation MDHRKVLATMTLCFFASCVSAAEEFQFNTDVLDLKDRENLDLGVFASANFIMPGQYTLMVHVNSDTLTEFPVDYFLAEGDPKSSVACLSPAIVDELGLKENVLRTLKWWHDGACLNLDSVPGMQARGNLGTAGLYLSIPQDQLEYTAANWDPPSRWDNGIGGILFDYNINAQTTERNHGKGRSDQLSGNGTAGVNLGAWRLRGDWQTQMQRSADQPSLQQFAWSRFYALRAIPALRSSLIIGEDYLDSNLFGSFRYTGGNLSSNDNMLPPNLRGYAPEVSGVARTNAHVVIRQQGRVLYDTQVPPGAFRIQDLNDAVSGQLDVRVEEQDGSTQEFQIDTASIPYLTRPGTVRYKLAAGKPSDWEHQVDGPAFATGEFSWGVSNGWSLYGGGLGAKDYGSLAVGVGRDLMAFGALSFDVTQSRATLPEHDSLSGKSYRASYSKRFDEYDSQVTFAGYRFSEENYMSMNEFIEARRGGQPLNQSKELYTATLSKQFRDSALSVYFNYNHQTYWSSQASDRYSLSLSRYFDVGGLKNLSLSLTAYQNKANGTSDDGAYLSVSIPWDSTGSFSFSSSFNRGESSHSMSYYDRIDERNNYMLSAGSTPNGTTASGFLSHDGDQAQVVASASYQAGEYTSAGLSLQGGATLTGQGAALHRSSIMGGTRLLVDTQGVANVPVRGNGAVTRTNRFGKAVITDVNSYYRNQANIVLDSLSDEVEATQSVTQATLTEGAIGYRRFDVISGHKAMVIIRMANRNAPPFGATAQNSRGQETGIVGEEGSTYLSGMKPGETMSLHWDGSARCHFTLPNQVAALERQLELLCQPVSDADDSAA, from the coding sequence GTGGATCACCGTAAGGTATTGGCTACCATGACGCTGTGTTTTTTCGCCTCGTGTGTAAGTGCTGCCGAAGAATTCCAATTCAACACCGATGTATTGGACCTCAAGGATCGCGAGAATCTTGATCTGGGGGTGTTTGCCTCGGCCAACTTCATCATGCCCGGCCAATACACTCTAATGGTTCACGTGAACAGCGATACATTGACCGAGTTCCCAGTCGACTATTTTCTGGCCGAGGGCGACCCAAAAAGCAGTGTTGCCTGTCTTTCACCGGCAATTGTCGATGAACTGGGCCTGAAAGAAAACGTCCTCAGAACTTTGAAATGGTGGCACGACGGCGCCTGCCTGAACCTCGACAGCGTTCCTGGTATGCAGGCACGTGGCAACTTGGGCACAGCTGGGCTATATCTGAGCATCCCCCAGGACCAGTTGGAGTACACCGCAGCCAACTGGGATCCGCCTTCGCGCTGGGACAATGGCATTGGCGGCATACTTTTCGACTACAACATCAACGCCCAGACCACCGAGCGCAACCACGGTAAAGGGCGCAGTGACCAGCTCAGTGGGAATGGTACCGCCGGTGTCAACCTAGGCGCTTGGCGCTTGCGCGGCGACTGGCAGACTCAAATGCAACGCAGTGCTGACCAACCGTCGCTACAGCAATTTGCGTGGAGCCGTTTTTATGCGTTGCGTGCCATACCGGCGCTGCGCTCTAGCCTCATCATCGGTGAGGACTACCTAGACTCAAACCTGTTCGGTAGTTTCCGCTACACCGGAGGCAACCTGAGCAGTAACGACAACATGCTGCCACCCAACCTCAGGGGGTATGCCCCTGAAGTCAGTGGAGTGGCTCGCACCAACGCCCATGTGGTGATTCGCCAACAAGGCCGTGTGCTCTATGACACCCAGGTGCCGCCTGGCGCGTTTCGTATTCAAGATCTTAACGACGCTGTCTCCGGTCAACTCGATGTGCGCGTTGAAGAGCAGGACGGCAGCACTCAGGAGTTTCAAATCGATACCGCCAGCATTCCATACCTGACCCGTCCGGGCACGGTGCGCTACAAGCTTGCGGCCGGCAAACCCTCCGATTGGGAACATCAAGTCGATGGGCCCGCTTTTGCCACTGGCGAGTTTTCCTGGGGGGTGAGCAATGGTTGGTCGCTGTATGGCGGCGGCCTCGGTGCTAAGGACTACGGTTCCTTGGCTGTGGGTGTGGGACGCGACCTAATGGCGTTCGGCGCGCTGTCCTTCGATGTCACTCAGTCGCGGGCGACCCTACCGGAACACGACTCATTGAGCGGTAAGTCTTATCGTGCCAGTTATTCCAAACGCTTCGATGAGTACGACAGTCAGGTCACCTTCGCCGGTTACCGGTTCTCAGAGGAGAACTACATGAGCATGAACGAATTCATCGAAGCCCGGCGTGGGGGACAGCCGCTAAACCAAAGCAAGGAACTGTACACGGCGACATTAAGTAAGCAGTTTCGCGATTCCGCGCTCAGCGTGTACTTCAATTACAACCACCAAACCTACTGGAGCAGCCAGGCGAGCGATCGCTACAGCCTTTCGTTATCTCGCTACTTTGATGTGGGAGGATTGAAAAACCTCAGCCTATCGCTGACTGCGTACCAGAACAAGGCCAACGGAACCTCCGATGACGGTGCCTATCTGTCGGTTAGCATCCCCTGGGACAGCACCGGCTCATTCAGCTTCAGCTCATCGTTCAACCGCGGTGAAAGCAGCCATAGTATGAGCTATTACGACCGTATCGATGAGCGTAATAATTACATGCTCAGCGCCGGTTCAACTCCAAACGGCACAACTGCCAGCGGCTTCCTTTCCCATGATGGTGATCAGGCCCAGGTTGTGGCTAGCGCCAGTTACCAGGCCGGTGAGTACACCTCAGCAGGCTTGTCCCTCCAAGGCGGTGCGACATTGACTGGTCAAGGCGCGGCGCTGCACCGCAGCAGCATCATGGGCGGTACCCGGCTACTAGTGGATACCCAAGGTGTAGCGAATGTACCGGTGCGCGGCAACGGCGCGGTAACTCGTACCAACCGATTCGGCAAAGCGGTAATTACCGACGTCAACAGCTACTACCGTAACCAGGCCAACATTGTCCTGGACAGTCTGTCTGACGAGGTGGAAGCCACCCAGTCAGTCACCCAGGCGACTCTGACCGAGGGTGCGATTGGCTACCGCCGTTTCGATGTGATTTCCGGGCACAAGGCCATGGTCATCATCCGTATGGCTAACCGCAATGCACCGCCGTTTGGCGCGACCGCACAGAACAGCCGTGGCCAAGAAACGGGCATTGTCGGCGAAGAAGGATCGACTTACCTGAGCGGTATGAAGCCGGGCGAAACCATGTCGCTGCATTGGGATGGCAGCGCACGCTGCCATTTCACCCTGCCCAACCAAGTAGCAGCGCTTGAACGACAACTAGAGCTGCTGTGCCAGCCCGTCAGCGACGCAGACGACTCCGCCGCTTAA
- a CDS encoding fimbria/pilus periplasmic chaperone: MNISFKRNTLTLLALFGACAAQTSLAAVSLDRTRVIFTGSEKSVSLSVSNQNTQLPYLAQAWIENEHAEKITSPLVVLPPIQRLEAGTNSQVKIQGLPELSRLPQDRESLFYFNLREIPPRSDKPNTLQIALQTRVKLFYRPVSIARKVGVNEAPWQEKLTLIRQDDRYLVNNPTPYYVTVIDAARDLKATSSTDFKPLMISPKGQLDLGVSSKALGDKPVLTYVNDYGGRPQLQFSCAAGTCTASPVTDKH, encoded by the coding sequence ATGAATATCAGCTTCAAACGCAACACCCTTACCCTCCTCGCGCTGTTCGGCGCCTGCGCGGCGCAAACCAGCCTGGCCGCTGTGTCGCTGGACCGCACCCGGGTAATTTTCACCGGCAGCGAGAAGTCGGTCAGTCTCAGCGTCAGCAACCAAAATACCCAGCTGCCTTACTTGGCACAGGCCTGGATCGAAAACGAGCACGCGGAAAAGATAACCAGTCCCCTTGTAGTGCTACCGCCGATCCAGCGTTTAGAAGCTGGTACCAATAGTCAAGTGAAGATCCAGGGTCTGCCTGAACTAAGCCGACTGCCCCAGGACCGCGAATCACTGTTCTACTTCAACCTGCGGGAAATTCCGCCGCGCAGCGATAAGCCGAACACCTTGCAAATTGCTCTGCAAACGCGGGTAAAGCTGTTTTATCGACCTGTATCGATCGCCCGTAAAGTCGGTGTCAATGAAGCCCCCTGGCAGGAAAAGCTGACCCTGATCCGCCAGGACGATCGTTACCTGGTGAACAACCCTACGCCCTACTACGTCACTGTGATCGATGCCGCCCGTGACCTCAAGGCTACCAGCTCAACTGACTTCAAACCCTTGATGATCAGCCCCAAAGGCCAACTCGATCTGGGCGTGAGCAGCAAAGCACTGGGCGACAAGCCAGTACTAACCTACGTCAACGACTACGGGGGCCGCCCGCAATTGCAGTTCAGCTGTGCCGCAGGCACCTGCACCGCCAGTCCCGTCACCGATAAACACTGA
- a CDS encoding fimbrial protein: protein MMPITRNCLAALLCSASVSTCSDAADILAQTAEFQVTGTLLESACYLDPSSAYQSLALGDLSTARLLHVGDQGAPVALHLKLQGCVRSDGGRRDDQQGILVWSAIEPVAAVAFDAVADADTPALIKVVGAEGFGLRLLDIQGNDVRLGRTAPAWFISPGDDQLTYYIRPERTAAPLRPGTFRASLNVHLAYD, encoded by the coding sequence ATGATGCCTATAACCCGTAACTGCCTAGCGGCCTTGCTTTGCAGTGCCAGCGTTTCGACTTGCTCTGACGCCGCTGACATTCTTGCACAGACTGCTGAGTTTCAAGTGACTGGAACCTTGCTTGAAAGCGCCTGTTACTTAGACCCAAGTTCCGCCTATCAGAGCTTGGCGCTAGGCGACCTGAGCACCGCCCGCTTACTGCACGTCGGGGATCAGGGAGCGCCTGTCGCCCTGCACCTCAAGTTGCAAGGCTGTGTGCGCAGTGACGGCGGCCGCCGTGATGATCAGCAAGGTATTTTAGTCTGGAGCGCGATCGAGCCTGTGGCTGCTGTCGCTTTCGACGCCGTAGCCGACGCCGATACACCCGCGCTAATAAAGGTAGTTGGTGCCGAGGGCTTCGGCCTGCGATTGCTCGATATTCAAGGCAACGACGTACGCCTGGGCCGAACCGCGCCAGCTTGGTTCATCTCACCTGGCGATGACCAGTTGACCTACTACATCCGCCCTGAGCGTACGGCAGCGCCGCTACGCCCAGGCACCTTCCGCGCCAGCCTAAATGTGCACTTGGCGTATGACTGA